One region of Gigantopelta aegis isolate Gae_Host chromosome 7, Gae_host_genome, whole genome shotgun sequence genomic DNA includes:
- the LOC121377100 gene encoding uncharacterized protein LOC121377100 — MDTNSIWVYVFVVSSFFVSCAGVSLNLTASTIIPRKHQEVTLTCIFDDPPRASYTVYIRQIYGFSSYRQIAYFRQTTSVCSTYAYDLFGILETTGTLCGSGTNTANSKSKEYVATITLIVGEMTDYLCTSNYNRKYYYSNFVNLRTINKVECASLNISGGGDVLTVTEGKQYDGFTCSTGDANLELEVRLKLNDTSSTDLSVRKLKSAARIERRPTFCSHLANEQANTFITSISLAYVPERRHDGNYVYCSARNSEMGTSEEVTSNKIRLIVQFGPLEQEMSFNTDEVFYTVAESDSLTITCSVDCNPTCTYIWTYLDRGIATGSRLSLIHITEQEAGYYKCSARNPGSGITADKYFKLRVESSSFTVGAAAGIGVAVGVVVTSVVAVVTCLLVRRGIKCSRRKNTGVEKHTYANTGMQNLASREYKIFKPKIYLYSVF, encoded by the exons ATGGATACCAACTCGATTTGggtttatgtttttgttgtatcGTCATTTTTCGTCAGTTGTGCAG GTGTATCGTTAAATTTGACAGCGTCAACAATCATACCAAGAAAGCATCAGGAAGTAACACTGACCTGTATATTTGACGACCCGCCTCGTGCTAGTTATACCGTTTATATAAGACAGATATATGGCTTCAGTTCCTATAGGCAGATTGCTTACTTTCGTCAAACGACGTCAGTCTGTAGTACATACGCATATGATTTATTTGGAATCCTTGAAACAACAGGAACATTGTGTGGATCTGGAACTAACACCGCTAATTCGAAGTCCAAAGAATATGTCGCAACGATAACACTTATTGTCGGAGAAATGACTGATTACCTTTGTACTTCAAACTACAACAGAAAATACTACTACAGCAACTTTGTTAACTTGAGAACTATAA ATAAGGTTGAATGCGCATCACTGAATATTTCTGGAGGTGGAGATGTACTGACAGTGACTGAGGGTAAACAGTATGATGGATTCACGTGCAGTACTGGAGATGCTAACCTGGAACTAGAAGTCAGACTAAAACTGAACGATACCTCTTCCACGGATCTGTCTGTTCGTAAACTAAAATCAGCAGCACGCATAGAACGTCGACCgacattttgcagccatttagCAAACGAACAAGCGAATACTTTTATCACAAGCATAAGTTTAGCCTATGTCCCAGAAAGACGCCACGATGGCAACTATGTCTACTGCTCAGCCAGGAATAGTGAAATGGGAACCAGCGAGGAGGTGACCTCCAACAAAATACGTCTCATCGTTCAGT TTGGCCCACTTGAACAAGAGATGAGTTTCAACACTGATGAAGTCTTCTACACAGTAGCTGAATCTGATTCGTTGACAATAACATGCTCAGTGGACTGCAACCCTACCTGTACCTATATCTGGACCTACCTGGACAGAGGTATCGCCACAGGAAGTCGTCTGTCCCTGATCCACATCACTGAGCAAGAGGCTGGCTATTACAAGTGCTCGGCGAGAAATCCTGGTTCTGGGATCACTgctgacaaatattttaaactgcGCGTGGAAT cCTCATCGTTTACCGTTGGAGCTGCCGCTGGTATTGGAGTTGCTGTCGGCGTGGTCGTCACGAGTGTCGTTGCAGTCGTCACATGTTTATTAGTAAGACGAGGAATAAAATGTTCACGGC
- the LOC121377101 gene encoding uncharacterized protein LOC121377101 isoform X1: protein MDTSSVCLNVFVLSAMTVCIAGFSLKLAASTVTPQIRQEVTLTCILDDARGFNNSVQIRNERHRHHFLQNIAYFYYSRSVCNSNVNDFDMQALPIRALCGLGTNTTYSTSKEYSLKMLLNVGEIAHYYCSAYNNGQDYYSKPVQMTSTNKVECACLSISGGGDVLTVTEGKQYDGFKCSTGDASPEPEIRLKLNDTSSANLSVRMLNTTARRERRPAYCSHVSIYDAFALITNTNLAYVPDRGHDGKHVYCSARNSEMGTNEEEVTSNKIRLIVQFGPLETEMTFDPAEDTYTVDESGSLTVNCSADCNPACTYIWTYLDRGIATGSRLSLIHITEQEAGYYKCTARNPGSGITADKYFKLYVEYSFFSIGPAAGVGVAVGVVVTSIVAVVICCVARRLTKVPQRSKSKRRENAHQNTANDDTGNQDGEADYEDLRT from the exons atggatACGAGTTcagtttgtttaaatgtttttgttttatcagcAATGACTGTTTGTATTGCAG GTTTCTCTCTGAAATTAGCGGCTTCAACAGTCACACCCCAAATTCGTCAAGAAGTAACCCTAACCTGTATACTGGACGATGCACGTGGATTTAATAATTCAGTACAAATACGGAATGAACGACATCGTCATCATTTTTTGCAGAACATTGCCTATTTTTATTATAGCAGATCAGTATGTAATTCAAATGTGAACGATTTTGATATGCAAGCTCTACCCATAAGGGCATTATGTGGACTCGGAACTAACACCACCTACTCGACGTCCAAAGAATACAGCTTAAAGATGCTACTTAATGTCGGAGAGATAGCACATTACTATTGTTCTGCTTACAACAACGGCCAAGACTACTATAGCAAACCTGTTCAAATGACATCTACAA ATAAGGTTGAATGCGCATGCCTGAGTATTTCTGGAGGTGGAGATGTACTGACAGTGACTGAGGGTAAACAGTATGATGGATTCAAATGCAGCACCGGAGACGCCAGCCCGGAACCGGAAATCAGACTAAAACTTAATGATACGTCTTCCGCCAATCTGTCTGTTCGTATGCTAAACACAACAGCGCGCAGAGAACGTCGACCGGCGTATTGTAGCCACGTATCAATATATGATGCATTCGCCTTAATTACAAACACGAATTTAGCCTATGTCCCAGACAGAGGCCATGATGGGAAGCATGTCTACTGCTCCGCCAGAAACAGTGAGATGGGAACCAACGAGGAGGAGGTGACCTCCAACAAAATACGTCTCATTGttcagt TTGGTCCACTAGAAACAGAGATGACTTTCGACCCTGCAGAAGACACCTACACGGTAGATGAATCTGGATCACTGACTGTGAACTGTTCAGCAGACTGCAACCCGGCTTGTACCTATATCTGGACCTACCTGGACAGAGGTATCGCCACAGGAAGTCGTCTGTCCCTGATCCACATCACTGAGCAAGAGGCTGGCTATTACAAGTGTACGGCGAGAAATCCTGGGTCTGGGATCACTgctgacaaatattttaaactatacgTGGAAT ATTCCTTCTTCTCCATTGGACCTGCTGCTGGTGTGGGAGTTGCTGTCGGAGTTGTCGTTACGAGTATCGTCGCTGTTGTCATATGTTGTGTAGCAAGACGATTAACGAAGGTTCCCCAGC GTTCAAAGTCGAAGAGAAGAGAGAATGC ACATCAGAACACAGCAAATGATGACACTGGAAATC aagATGGTGAAGCTGATTATGAAGATCTACGAACCTAA
- the LOC121377101 gene encoding uncharacterized protein LOC121377101 isoform X2: protein MDTSSVCLNVFVLSAMTVCIAGFSLKLAASTVTPQIRQEVTLTCILDDARGFNNSVQIRNERHRHHFLQNIAYFYYSRSVCNSNVNDFDMQALPIRALCGLGTNTTYSTSKEYSLKMLLNVGEIAHYYCSAYNNGQDYYSKPVQMTSTNKVECACLSISGGGDVLTVTEGKQYDGFKCSTGDASPEPEIRLKLNDTSSANLSVRMLNTTARRERRPAYCSHVSIYDAFALITNTNLAYVPDRGHDGKHVYCSARNSEMGTNEEEVTSNKIRLIVQFGPLETEMTFDPAEDTYTVDESGSLTVNCSADCNPACTYIWTYLDRGIATGSRLSLIHITEQEAGYYKCTARNPGSGITADKYFKLYVEYSFFSIGPAAGVGVAVGVVVTSIVAVVICCVARRLTKVPQRSKSKRRENAHQNTANDDTGNQDGEADYEDLRT, encoded by the exons atggatACGAGCTCAGTTTgtttaaatgtgtttgttttatcagCAATGACTGTTTGTATTGCAG GTTTCTCTCTGAAATTAGCGGCTTCAACAGTCACACCCCAAATTCGTCAAGAAGTAACCCTAACCTGTATACTGGACGATGCACGTGGATTTAATAATTCAGTACAAATACGGAATGAACGACATCGTCATCATTTTTTGCAGAACATTGCCTATTTTTATTATAGCAGATCAGTATGTAATTCAAATGTGAACGATTTTGATATGCAAGCTCTACCCATAAGGGCATTATGTGGACTCGGAACTAACACCACCTACTCGACGTCCAAAGAATACAGCTTAAAGATGCTACTTAATGTCGGAGAGATAGCACATTACTATTGTTCTGCTTACAACAACGGCCAAGACTACTATAGCAAACCTGTTCAAATGACATCTACAA ATAAGGTTGAATGCGCATGCCTGAGTATTTCTGGAGGTGGAGATGTACTGACAGTGACTGAGGGTAAACAGTATGATGGATTCAAATGCAGCACCGGAGACGCCAGCCCGGAACCGGAAATCAGACTAAAACTTAATGATACGTCTTCCGCCAATCTGTCTGTTCGTATGCTAAACACAACAGCGCGCAGAGAACGTCGACCGGCGTATTGTAGCCACGTATCAATATATGATGCATTCGCCTTAATTACAAACACGAATTTAGCCTATGTCCCAGACAGAGGCCATGATGGGAAGCATGTCTACTGCTCCGCCAGAAACAGTGAGATGGGAACCAACGAGGAGGAGGTGACCTCCAACAAAATACGTCTCATTGttcagt TTGGTCCACTAGAAACAGAGATGACTTTCGACCCTGCAGAAGACACCTACACGGTAGATGAATCTGGATCACTGACTGTGAACTGTTCAGCAGACTGCAACCCGGCTTGTACCTATATCTGGACCTACCTGGACAGAGGTATCGCCACAGGAAGTCGTCTGTCCCTGATCCACATCACTGAGCAAGAGGCTGGCTATTACAAGTGTACGGCGAGAAATCCTGGGTCTGGGATCACTgctgacaaatattttaaactatacgTGGAAT ATTCCTTCTTCTCCATTGGACCTGCTGCTGGTGTGGGAGTTGCTGTCGGAGTTGTCGTTACGAGTATCGTCGCTGTTGTCATATGTTGTGTAGCAAGACGATTAACGAAGGTTCCCCAGC GTTCAAAGTCGAAGAGAAGAGAGAATGC ACATCAGAACACAGCAAATGATGACACTGGAAATC aagATGGTGAAGCTGATTATGAAGATCTACGAACCTAA
- the LOC121377101 gene encoding uncharacterized protein LOC121377101 isoform X3 — translation MDTSSVCLNVFVLSAMTVCIAGFSLKLAASTVTPQIRQEVTLTCILDDARGFNNSVQIRNERHRHHFLQNIAYFYYSRSVCNSNVNDFDMQALPIRALCGLGTNTTYSTSKEYSLKMLLNVGEIAHYYCSAYNNGQDYYSKPVQMTSTNKVECACLSISGGGDVLTVTEGKQYDGFKCSTGDASPEPEIRLKLNDTSSANLSVRMLNTTARRERRPAYCSHVSIYDAFALITNTNLAYVPDRGHDGKHVYCSARNSEMGTNEEEVTSNKIRLIVQFGPLETEMTFDPAEDTYTVDESGSLTVNCSADCNPACTYIWTYLDRGIATGSRLSLIHITEQEAGYYKCTARNPGSGITADKYFKLYVEYSFFSIGPAAGVGVAVGVVVTSIVAVVICCVARRLTKVPQRSKSKRRENAHQNTANDDTGNHGEADYEDLRT, via the exons atggatACGAGTTcagtttgtttaaatgtttttgttttatcagcAATGACTGTTTGTATTGCAG GTTTCTCTCTGAAATTAGCGGCTTCAACAGTCACACCCCAAATTCGTCAAGAAGTAACCCTAACCTGTATACTGGACGATGCACGTGGATTTAATAATTCAGTACAAATACGGAATGAACGACATCGTCATCATTTTTTGCAGAACATTGCCTATTTTTATTATAGCAGATCAGTATGTAATTCAAATGTGAACGATTTTGATATGCAAGCTCTACCCATAAGGGCATTATGTGGACTCGGAACTAACACCACCTACTCGACGTCCAAAGAATACAGCTTAAAGATGCTACTTAATGTCGGAGAGATAGCACATTACTATTGTTCTGCTTACAACAACGGCCAAGACTACTATAGCAAACCTGTTCAAATGACATCTACAA ATAAGGTTGAATGCGCATGCCTGAGTATTTCTGGAGGTGGAGATGTACTGACAGTGACTGAGGGTAAACAGTATGATGGATTCAAATGCAGCACCGGAGACGCCAGCCCGGAACCGGAAATCAGACTAAAACTTAATGATACGTCTTCCGCCAATCTGTCTGTTCGTATGCTAAACACAACAGCGCGCAGAGAACGTCGACCGGCGTATTGTAGCCACGTATCAATATATGATGCATTCGCCTTAATTACAAACACGAATTTAGCCTATGTCCCAGACAGAGGCCATGATGGGAAGCATGTCTACTGCTCCGCCAGAAACAGTGAGATGGGAACCAACGAGGAGGAGGTGACCTCCAACAAAATACGTCTCATTGttcagt TTGGTCCACTAGAAACAGAGATGACTTTCGACCCTGCAGAAGACACCTACACGGTAGATGAATCTGGATCACTGACTGTGAACTGTTCAGCAGACTGCAACCCGGCTTGTACCTATATCTGGACCTACCTGGACAGAGGTATCGCCACAGGAAGTCGTCTGTCCCTGATCCACATCACTGAGCAAGAGGCTGGCTATTACAAGTGTACGGCGAGAAATCCTGGGTCTGGGATCACTgctgacaaatattttaaactatacgTGGAAT ATTCCTTCTTCTCCATTGGACCTGCTGCTGGTGTGGGAGTTGCTGTCGGAGTTGTCGTTACGAGTATCGTCGCTGTTGTCATATGTTGTGTAGCAAGACGATTAACGAAGGTTCCCCAGC GTTCAAAGTCGAAGAGAAGAGAGAATGC ACATCAGAACACAGCAAATGATGACACTGGAAATC ATGGTGAAGCTGATTATGAAGATCTACGAACCTAA